From the Haliaeetus albicilla chromosome 6, bHalAlb1.1, whole genome shotgun sequence genome, the window GAAACTCCAGGTGCATCCTGTTCCCCTTAGACACAAACTCCTTTGTTCCTGGGTGATTGCCTGTGGTTGACCCAAGCTGGCCACAGTATCGGCCCAAGTTCTTCTTGTCCGCTTTGATCTGTCAAGGTTAAGGGGAAATCACTGTAGCCTCATAAGATTCAGTCTGCTCCGTGCATCACTATTACCCAGCTGTGAGTTGCCAGAACCTGCTCCACCCATTTCTATCTTTaactccttccctttcctttgcaGGAAGCATGAGAGGAGGCCTGGTGAATGAAAAGCCACTGTATGTGGTGGCCACTAGATTCCCATCTCCAGCCACCCCTTGGCCCAGGTATCTATCCACATACCTTAACATAGTCATAGAAGCAGGACTCTGATGGCTCCAGGTCAAAATATTTGAAGGTCAGTTTCACCACATAGCCTTCTGGGACGTGGATATCCCAGGTGCTGACGATATTGTTGGGATACGGCTTGGGGTAACCGGGGGATCTGATCTCCCCAAAAAGCTTTCTTGGGACAGGACTGGAACTGATCACTCCAAAAAAGAGGAAGGCCCACGGGAGAAAAGGAACGTGCCTGTGAACACGGCAAGTAAACTATGACATTGCACAAAATTAGGTCATCCAAAATCAGGGGAGACTTCACAAGTGACTTGTGCACTGTCTAATGGAATCCAAACACGGGAGGTCTAGTTGCAGGTCCAATGTCTGCCTTGGGTCACTCGGGACCGAGGACAGCTGAAATGAAGACACCAGCACTGCCCAGGTTCCAGCAAGGCATTCTGACCCAGCCAAAAAGATTCATCAAGACAGGAAATAGTTAGAAGGAGCACGGGTGAATTCCGTGAGCAACATCTGCTTGTTCCCGGCAGTCATGGGGCTGGGTCTCTTAGGACCAGGGGAAGTTTAGTTCCCTCTGGCTCTGGGCCAGCGGGTCATTTCTGGTTATTGCCAGTTGCGGGTCTTTGCCCAGTTCCTCTGGTGAGGATCTGAAGAGCTCCAGCTCCACTTGCTGAGGAGCAATCCCGCAGTGCTTGCTAGGCTGTCCTCTACCCAGTGACACCTTGCCCTCTCTCCTCCGAAAGCTGGCactctttttccccccctcattCTGCAGAcctcccctcttcctccctccgTGTTCCCCCAGAACAACCTCACCGCCCGTATCTCCCGAAAACATCAGCCAGGAAGATCCTCCTTCCTCGACCCCAACAGAGCGCCCGCGCAGGGACAGACGGGCAGCAGCTTCGCCCCTGTGACCCTTCTCCTTCCCGGCAGGGTCTCACCCTCCCGTCCCCTCCCCGCAGAGACGTGGCTGCGGGTCCCCCGTGTCCCGTCCGCGCCCGGTGCCCCCACTCACGGGTCCATGCGCTCTCCCGCCGGCCACGGGCAACCGCTGCCCGTTGTCCCCGCTGCCCCGGCCGGAGCTCCGGTCAGCGGAGAGCCTCGGGGAGGTGGTGGTGAGGGGGGTGGCCGGGCAGGTAGGTGGGGGGAAAggcggagggagggaagagaacaACCCCGGCTGCAAACAACCGGGCAGCGCTCCAGGCTCCGGCAGCCCGCAGCGTGCTGCCCTCTGCTGCCGGCTCCCTCGGCCACGCAAACCCCGACTGGGCggactggggggactgggggggctTGGTACACCCTAGCCAGGCAAAGGCGGTCTGTCTCTTCTGGGTGAGAAGGCAGGAAGAAGGCTGGTGGAGACCATGCCTAGGGTTTGGTCTGCGAAGCTGGTGGCTGCTCTCAGTttggtgtgtgtccccccaaaGATGTCCTCTTAGGAAGGCTCCCCCGCTCCTTCTGCGCAGTTTTCCGGCGTCAGAAGAAGACCAGAAATTTTAGTCTTAACaaattaaacttaaaaaaaaaaaatcaaactgtcAGAACAGTCAAGTTTTCTCGGTTCTGGCTTGCTGAAGAGCAGAGGTCTTTGGGGATGGGGACTGGGAGCTTCTTCAGGGAAAGCAACAAACCTCAGACATCCGAGTCAAACAGGTATCgagaaaaatgaacaaacctATAGAACTAAAAGCACTCTGAGAACAAGTCCCTTTTCAAGGCCCCTTCTTGCTGTTTGTTCTGCAAGCATTTCTAGGAGAAACAAGATAGATAGAGAAGGCCTTCGGTGTTTAATGgggaaatgggaaaagagaGCAACTTACAAACACATTTCAGGCTTTTATCAACATAGTGCCCAAGACATGTATCATGTGCCACCAGCTTCATGAAGTTTAAATTTTCTTGGCTTTCAGACTTTGGTGTAAGAGATAAAACACCCTTTTAGTGTTTTCCTTTAGAATTATGAGTAGCTTCAGAGCAATTACCAAGTTTCTTGCATTGAAATCTTAGGAAATAATTCACAGCTACAAAAACACGTTGAATGAAGatgaaaatactgttaaaaagaatgaagaaagcaTGTTTGGGATATTTATGGAAGTGTACTAGAGAACCTGCTCATCAAACATCTTTGAATTATTATCTGAAAAAGATcacataaatatataattaGTGCCTCTGTAATAACACCATCACACACAtcagaattaaggtgaagcAGGGGACATTACCCCAGTACTTCCTGATGTCCAAATATCTCGCTCTGCATGATAAACACATTTGGGCAGGCTCACTGCTGTGCCGTGCCGGAGCAGGTTCTGCTGGCTTACTGTCCCACCAGAAGGGAAGCTTTTATTCAGAGACCACATCTGGAAAGTAGCTGGCAAGCACTGGAAATTACTCTCTGAGAGATCTGTTATGAACAGGTCACCGTTGGGAAGAGTGTTCCCTGGCAAAGCATGGCTAGACAGAGGTGTTTGAGGATCATTTGTAAGGAAGCTGATCATTTCCGTGTGTTCTGGACAAGGACTCTTCTATCCAGGGATCACTACTGCGAGTTATGTGGCACTTTCAAGGCACATCTCCTATGTCTTCATCTCCTCCCCCCGCCCTGATAACACCATGTGGGCTACTAGGAGAGTACTTCAGCTGGTAAAGCAAGGGTGGTTACCTGGGGATATGCCTCACTGGAGCAGCCCACCTCTAATACAGGTCCCATAGACCCACCAGATTTGGACAAGTCAGCTATGCCCTCAGTCCTGCTCCAGGGCTTCCACTGGTGGCATTCCCCTTCAGATGCTCTGTGGAATCCTCTTCTTCATGTTAGGTAGGAGCCAGGAAATACCTGGTACCACTCTACCCATCGCAGCCTTTTCGGGACACTCTGCCACTAGCCATAGGGCTTGGGCTTCACACAGCCAGACCTGTGCTATCAAATGGCTTACCACTTTTTTGGACAAATCATGCCactcctgcagctctggctgatATGGAGAAGATGACCTACAGCAAAAGAAGGCTCAGGACTCTAAGAGTGTGTCTTCCTGCTGGTATGGGAtggtgagcagcagcagcgtcTTGGCAGTCTGTTTCTGTGTCTTCGAAATCAAGGAGCAAAGCCAAGTGTAATACCCCACAAGAGATGTAGTTCTGCAGCACTAGCCACTCAGCAAGGGGCAAAACCAGTGTCCTCCCAGTATCACACCTTATCCCCTGCCTTACACTAGCATCCTCACCTCCCACAGGCTTGTGTCTCAGCAATATAGTACCGTTGTGCGAAGTCACTATCTGACTTAGGCATCACACCTATAGCAtgattacaaaagaaaaaacagtgaatTATTAGTGCTGGTAGTTACTAACTGAAGCCCTAGAATAAGTTGGAATACTATCCCTTATGATTATTATGAGCATGGACCACATCAGGTGGGTATGATTCCTATCTATGGTTCTGGCACAACCAGATGCTTCCTGAAGACGCGAGGCTGTCATGGATATACGATGGCTGGCAACCAGTCAGAAGCAATCCACTGGGCAGGTCACCTCACAGGCTTACATGACAATTATGTGGATGGTTGGCACGCCAGCGGAAGAGTCTGGCTAACCACCTGAAGGCACTAGCTGTCTACCATCAAACCAGAATGTAGgctcagaaaatgaaaatttgtaCCAGCTTTTGGTGCAGGGCCTGAAATGTGTTGATTAGTTGTTGATTCCACAGCCTGGAAGATATCAGTCTGGACACAGTGAAGTGAGCTTGGTCGTGGGGATCAGAAGCAGCTCAGAAGGGCTCTCTTTGTACAGAAGAGTACAAAGAGGGCAACAGTTGAACCGGCTTCAGCTGCTGTCAGTCAAAGCTCTGCCTTTTGCAACCTCGTAATACAACAAAGGTAATGTAGAGTCTCCTCATGATACAAGGAATGATGGGTTGTGGAGGGGTCTGTGTAGAGGAGATGACGTGCTGGGTGGCGTGGCTATGATTGCTTGTTGGGTTTGATTGTGTCCCACCCAGTGGTACTCCTGCACTATTGACAGGGTGCTGCAGCATGGGATGACCTCAGAGACAACCCTGAAGAGCCAGAGGTTGACATTAGAGGTAAAGCTGCAGCTCCCTGACCGCTTGTTTATCAGATGTTCTGAAGTAAGGCTTTTCTCATGGCACTCATCTTTGCATCTTCCCTGAAGGGAAGCTCTTTggaaaatactactttttaGGTGAGGAGCTGGAGCAAACAATTGCATTTTCTCAGCTTGAAAAGGGCCTGTGGCTTTCAAAATCTGCCTGCCTCTTTGTCCTCTGCGATGTCAGTAGCCACGCATTCCTGCGTACCCTGCCCTTCAACCTCTTGTTGGGGGCAGCCGCAAGTGTCCTGCAGAAGTACTTGCCTGCGGGCTCATGCACATCCCGTCGGGCGTCTTCATTAAAAGACACCTCTGTCTTTGGCACGGGTCTGGCTTTTCAGCGGGCCTCACCTCCTTTGGTTCTGTCCCTTGGTCTCTGatggcagagaggagctgtgggGAGATGCCTCCAGGAAGGCCAGGAGCAGTGCTGCGGCTAGAGGCGGTGGCCGCGGTTTCTCACGCCGGGAGGAGAACCTGACCCTTCCTCACCCTCGGGACCCTCTCAGGGGCTGGCGCCCTCGCCCACGaccccaaaaaaccccttcGCTCTGGAGGACGAGCTCTGTTCTCTGCTCGAGCATCCCGGGATCCCGAGAAGAACGCAGCATCCCCGGAGAAGATGGCTGGGGCGGGCGGGGGGTGGCTGCCGAAGAAGGGGGACCCTCCGCCacggggggccggggggccgggaGGAGCGCGGGAGCTGTGTGTGTGAGCGGGGGTCCGGGCCGgccctggggcagcccccccctcccttcccggCTCTTATTCTGAAAGGAGCCTCCGTGGAACCGACGGCCCaccgccctccccgccccggccgcctcCTCTCCCCGCCtcccgctccccgccggcccggccccgccgcgaccccccgctccccggccccccccggccatCCCCCTTGCCCCGGCCCGGCCGAGAGACGAGGCAGAAGAAACCACGCTGTGACAGGGATCCGGGGAGAGGGGGGGCTTCGTTCCCTCGGGTCtcgtttctttttttcaatgcGGGGCAGTTTACACTGGGGAGCGAGGGTCCCgtccggggcgggggggggtagCGCTCACTTCACTTTCTGGAAGACCTGGACACACACCTCGTCTTCGGCGGTCATGCGCTGCGGAAAGCGGGAGGTGAAAGAGGGGTTTAGGCTGGGTCCCCaacttctctccctccccagctgccgccaccgcagccctgcctgccctcccgctgctggctggggtccgACGGGCCacatgctgctgccagcccttcccaaCCCTCCCAAAGCCTTGCTGGGTCAGGCTGCAGGACAGGGAACCTTCCAGACCCTCCCAAAGCTTCAGTGGGtcaggctgcagggcagggaacCTTCCCAACCCTCATCGGGtcaggctgcagggcagggaacCTTCCCAACCCTCCCAAAGCCTCATCGGGTCAGGCTGCAGGACAGGGAACCTTCCAGACCCTCCCAAAGCTTCAGTGGGtcaggctgcagggcagggaacCTTCCAGACCCTCCCAAAGCTTCAGTGGGtcaggctgcagggcagggaacCTTCCAGACCCTCCCAAAGCTTCAGCAGGTCAAGCTGCAGGGCAGGAAACCTTCCCAACCCTCCCAAAGCCTCAGTGTCTCAGGCTGCAGGACAGGCACTGGCCCGTTGCCTTTCTTGAGCTGCATTAACTTTTAAACCCTGGAGGCGGATGTTTGTGTGAAGCGGTGGCTGCCCCCGAGGAGCCGGGGCTGAAGTCTGGAGAGGAGCTGGAAGGAAGCCGCACGGCTGGCTTAGAGCCGGGAGCACCCGCactctgtgtgtccccccccagcccaccgtGACTGGGATTTAGCAAGCTGCACCAGACCCCTCCTCACCAGATGCAGCTGGTCCCCCTCCAGCCAGTGCCTCCAGCCTcggttcctcttctctcctagCTGCTCACACACCAGCTGATCCCCCTCCCAGAAGACAgttgtctgaaaaaaaggaggagaagggaagacaTGGTGCCAAGACAAGCAGGTCCTGGCAATACAGGTTCCCAGCGATGACGCCGACTGTTTCTCTCAGAcatgttttcaaatgcagtCCCTGATCTGGGGACTCCTTGGTGGCTCCTTGGGGCTGATGCTCTTTGGGGGAGGTGAACGACCCTCTGGCTTCCAAGTGCAACGGAGTACTGCCAAGCGGGCTGACGTTCTGTCTTCTCAGGGCTTTGCTCCAGAGGATAGTACCCTCTGGGTGCCAAAGTACTGCGATTCTGGCTGTTCGGTGTTGTTGATGTTTCTCATCCCCTTTGCTGTGAGCGATTTAGTCATCGAACCACTTATTCCTCAACCTGCAGGGGCACGCCAGCTCTGGGCTGGGCTCTCATCTGGTTCGTGAATCAAAAGCTGAGCAAGTCCCTAAACTTCTAGTGCACCCGAGTCCGCTGTCAAACTGCGCTGCTTGGGCTTCTCACCTGGCACTTGCGTCCATCCACGGGTCCCAGGTCTTCCTCAAACTGGACTCCCAGGTCAAAATCCATCACGTAGTCCCGCAGGGAGGTGATCGTGCGGATGACCATGTGATCTCCCGTGTGGATGATCTCTTTATCGGGCTTCAGGAGGCAAACCAGTTTTCGCAGGACCACGTTGATATCTGGAGGAcgagaaggagagggagaactCTGGACGACCTGGGTCCCTTCCCTAGCAGCATCCCCGCAGAGCTCCTCCACTCTTTTGGCCGGGGAGCCCCAGCCACGACACCCCCCTCCCACCACAGCGCAAAAGTGGCGGTCGCAGACAGAAAGACCCTTCCCCGACCTGGGACACTTTTGGAGACGGAAGGGAGcaaaaaggggaggaagga encodes:
- the RBP5 gene encoding retinol-binding protein 5 is translated as MPPNLTGYYRFVSQENMDAYLRALDINVVLRKLVCLLKPDKEIIHTGDHMVIRTITSLRDYVMDFDLGVQFEEDLGPVDGRKCQTTVFWEGDQLVCEQLGEKRNRGWRHWLEGDQLHLRMTAEDEVCVQVFQKVK